The following nucleotide sequence is from Achromobacter spanius.
GATCGCCGAGGCCGAGCGCGGCGACCCGCGCGTGTTTTTGCGGCACCGCTGGCTGGAAGAAAAACACATCGACAGCCCCGAGACCGATTGGCGCACCTGGGGGCCGCGCTTGGGGCTGGCCGAATCCGATTGGCAAGAGCCCATGGTGTTCAGCGGCCTGAGCACCGTGGTGGCGGCCGCAGCCGCGGGGGTGGGCATAGCGCTGGGGCGCGCGCCGCTGATCGATGAAGACCTGGCCAGCGGCCGGCTGGTGCCGCTGATGCCGCAACTGCGCATGCCGGGCTCGTGGGGCTATGTAATGCGCATCCACGCCAACCGGCCGATGGATGCGTCGCTGCCCGCACTGGTGGAATTCCTGGCAGAAGAAGGGCGCAGCCAAGGCGCATGGTAGTGGACCAAGCGGGGGCTGACCGTGCCCGGTCGCGCCCCGGCCCGCCTAGTCGGTCGTCAGCTCCATGCTGCGCGTGACCTCTTCCTGCACCCGTTCCCAGATCGACCGCTTCAATTCCACAAAGCGCGGCGACAACTGCACGTCGGCGCTGCGCGGATGCGGCAGGTCGTTGTGGATGTCTTGCACGATGCGCCCGGGCTTGGAACCCATCACGGCCATGCGGGTGGACAGCGTCAGCGCCTCGTCGATGGAATGCGTGATGAACACAATCGTCTTGCCGCTTTGTTCGTAGATGGACAGCAACTGGTCTTGCAGCACCTGGCGCGTCATGGCGTCCAGCGCGGCGAAGGGCTCGTCGAACAGCATTACGTCGGGGTCATTGGCCAGCACGCGCGCAATCGACACGCGCTGCTTCATGCCGCCCGACAGCGCATGCGGATACTTGTCCGCCGCCGCCTTCAAGCCCACCATCTCGATGAACTTGCGGGCAATGGGCGCGCGTTCCTGCTTGGACATGCCACGCATCTTCAAGCCGAATTCCACGTTCTCTTGCACGGTGCGCCACGGAAACAGCGCGTACTGCTGAAACACCATGCCGCAGGCGGCGGTCACGTCGGTGACGGTCTTGCCATTGATGGCGACGGTGCCCGTGTTGGGCTGGATGAAGCCGGCCATCAAGTTCAGCAAGGTGGACTTGCCACAGCCGGACGCGCCCAACAGCACCAGGAATTCACCGCGCTTGACCTCCAGGTTGACCTTGTCCAGCACGGTCACGTCGCCATAGGCCTTGGACACGTCGGTCAACTGGATCATCGTTTCGTTCATCGTTGCCATGCCAGCACCCATCGTTCAAGCAGCCGCAAACACAGATCGGTCACCAGCACGGTGAAACTGATCAGCACCATGCCGAGCACCACGGTGTCGGTCTGGAAGAATTCCTTGCCGTTCATGATCATGAAGCCCAGGCCTTCGCGTGACGCCACCAATTCGGCCGAGATCACGCAGGTCCAGGACAAGCCCAGAATGATCTTCATGCCCGACAAGATCTGCGGCAGGCAGCCGGGAAACAGCACTTCACGCATCACCTGCCAGCGGTTGGCGCCCAGATTGCGCGCGGCACGCACCAGCACGGGGTCAATGCTGCGCGAGGCTTCCATCACATACAGCAGCGCCGGCACGAACGAGCCCATGAAGACGATGCTGTACTTCTGCGTTTCGGTAATGCCGAACCACAACAGCGACAGCGGAATCCAGCTCATCGATGGCAGCGGCCGCAGGAACGAGATGATGGGGTCAAAGACGGCGCGTGCCACCTTCGACGTGCCCAGCAAAATGCCCAGCGGTATGGCCACGAAGACAGCCGCCAAAAAGCCCACCATCACGCGGCGGGTGGAAGCCAGCACGTTGTAGAACAGCGTGCCCTGGTCCGACATGGACATGGCCCGCGCCAACACCTGCGACGGCGCGGGCAAAAAGATGGGGTCGACCGCGCCGGCACGGCACAGGCCTTCCCACAGCAACAGAAAGCCAAGAAGCGAAAACACGCTGACCCAGATCAGCCGTGTTTGCTTTGAAGATGAACGCGCGGACATGGCGATTGGGTTCCGCGTTTACAGGTACGAGGCCTGGACCCAGTCCTTGACCTGGGGCGCCTTGTCGATCTGCTTGAGCGACACCAGCATTTGGGCCAACTGCTGCATGCCGGTGACGAAGTTGCCCGGGTCCACCATCAAGGCCTTCTGGTCGGCGGCGGAATACCACTGCGTTTGCTTGATGACGGCCAGTTGCTCGGGCCGCGACAGGCCGGTCAGTTCCAACAACACGCTGGCCGCTTCATCGGGCTGCTCGGTCAGCATGGCGTTGGCCTGGAATACGGCGTGCAGGAATTTCTTCACGGCTTCCGGGTTCTCGCGCCCCAGCTTGGCGTGGGTCAGCAGCACGTCCGGGCCCGGGGTGATGGCGTATTGCTTGTAGAGCGAGAACGCCGTGTCGTCCAGCAGCACATGCGTGCCGGGCACGGCCTTGATGCGGTCGAAGGCGGGCGTCCAGGCCACCGCCGCATCAATCTGCTTGCCCTGGTAGGCAGACAGCAGGTTGGTGGCCGGCAGGTTGATGATGGACACGTCGCGCTCGGCGTCCAGACCGGCCTGGCGCAGCACATCAAGCAGCAGCACATGGGCGCTGGAGGCATAGGTGACGCCGATCTTCTTGCCTTTCAGGTCCGCCACCGACTTCACGTCTTCGCGCACCAGCACGCCTTCGGCGCGGCCGAAGTTGTTGGGCGTGGCGATCACCTGAAACTGTCGCGCGCCGGCCGCCATCAAGGCCAGCGACGACACCACGCCGGTGCCGGCCAGGTCGATGTTGCCGGCCATCACGGCGCTCATGCGGTCGGACGACGTGGCGAAGCTTTGCCACTTGATATCCAGGCCCTGCTTGGCGAACAGGCCCGTCTTCATGGCGATGTAGGCCGAGTAGTGGCCCAGCCACGCCGAGCCGCCATACGTATAAGACGCATTGGCGGCGCGGCCGATCATCGGAAAGCCCAGGGCGCTTGCGCCCGCCAGGGCAGCGGTGCGCACCAGCATGGCGCGGCGATTCATGTTCATGTTTTTCCCCTACGTGGATGTAGATTGACGGATAGATTCCATGTCGCCGGCACTCTATGGTGCGGCAGACGAGACTTTCACCCGGCCGCCGCGCCAAGCCATGAATATAAGTAGCGGCGATGGTCAAAATTCGCCGCGCTTAAGCAATCCGCTTTCGTCACGCCCTGTTCTTGCCGCGCTTTTATTAAGTATTCGCGATGCTTATATTGCGATCGGCCAGACCACGCAGGTTCACACTCGCGCCACTTGTCCTTGGAGCCTTGTCGTGAAAAGTTATGACGTGATCGTGATTGGTGCCGGCGTGATCGGCAGTTCGGTGGCGTTCCACCTGGCGGAGCTGGGCGCGAAGAACGTGCTGGTGCTGGACCGCGCGACCATCGGCGCGGGCACGACGTCGCAGTCGTCCGGTATTTTGCGCACCCATTATTCAGTGCGCGAAAACGTGGAGCTGGCGCAGCGTTCCTGGAACGTGTTCAACCACTTCGCCAATTATGTGGGTGACGACGAAGCGTCCTGCGGCCTGGTCAAGTGCGGTTATCTGATCACCGCTGCCGACGACGACAAGCTGGCGCCCCTGCAGAGCGCGCTGGACCAGCAACGCGAACAAGGCATTGCGCTGGAATTGCTGAACCCCGCGCAAGCCCGCGAACTGCTGCCGATTGCCTCGTTTGATAATGCCGCGCTGATCGGCTTTGAACCCGAAGCGGGCTTTGCCGACGCCTATCTGGTGGCCACCAGCTTCGCGCGCGGCGCGCGCCGCCGTGGCGTGACCATCCGCGAAAACGTGGACGTGAAAAAGCTGCTGGTGGAAAACGGCCGCGTGGTGGGCGTGTCCACCTCTGACGGCGATTACGCCAGCCCCGTGGTGATCAGCACGCAGAACATCTGGACCTCGGAACTGGCGGGCTGGACCGGCGTGGCGATGCCCGTGGTGCCTGAGCGCCACGCGGTGCTGGCGCTGGAGTGCGACGCCGCGCCCTATACCTATTCCATGCCGGTCTTCAAGGACCTGGCCTCGCCCGGCATGCTGTATTGCCGCAGCTATGGCGGCAACCAGATGCTGGTCAGCGAAGGCATCGTGGGTGAGGCGCTGCAAAACAGCGATGCCGAGCAAGGCGATATTCCGCTGGACTACGTGGCCGAAGTGGGCGAGCAGGTGGCGACGCGCTTTCCTGCCTACGAGACGGCGGGCCTGGCCTCGTCGTGGACGGGCGTGTACGACGTCACCCCGGACTGGAACCCCGTGCTGGGCCGCGTGCCGGGCGTGCAGGGTCTGATTGTGGGCTTCGGGTTTTCGGGCCATGGCTTCAAGCTGTCGCCGACGGTGGGCCGCGTGCTGGCGCAGGAAGCGCTGGGGCTGGCCACGGACGTGTCGCTCAAGCCCTATGACATCGGCCGGTTTGCAAGCGGTGCGTTGCTGACCGGCAAGTACGGCCTTGGCGCCGTCTCGTAACGCGATGCGCCC
It contains:
- a CDS encoding aliphatic sulfonate ABC transporter substrate-binding protein, with protein sequence MNMNRRAMLVRTAALAGASALGFPMIGRAANASYTYGGSAWLGHYSAYIAMKTGLFAKQGLDIKWQSFATSSDRMSAVMAGNIDLAGTGVVSSLALMAAGARQFQVIATPNNFGRAEGVLVREDVKSVADLKGKKIGVTYASSAHVLLLDVLRQAGLDAERDVSIINLPATNLLSAYQGKQIDAAVAWTPAFDRIKAVPGTHVLLDDTAFSLYKQYAITPGPDVLLTHAKLGRENPEAVKKFLHAVFQANAMLTEQPDEAASVLLELTGLSRPEQLAVIKQTQWYSAADQKALMVDPGNFVTGMQQLAQMLVSLKQIDKAPQVKDWVQASYL
- a CDS encoding ABC transporter permease — translated: MSARSSSKQTRLIWVSVFSLLGFLLLWEGLCRAGAVDPIFLPAPSQVLARAMSMSDQGTLFYNVLASTRRVMVGFLAAVFVAIPLGILLGTSKVARAVFDPIISFLRPLPSMSWIPLSLLWFGITETQKYSIVFMGSFVPALLYVMEASRSIDPVLVRAARNLGANRWQVMREVLFPGCLPQILSGMKIILGLSWTCVISAELVASREGLGFMIMNGKEFFQTDTVVLGMVLISFTVLVTDLCLRLLERWVLAWQR
- a CDS encoding ABC transporter ATP-binding protein; this translates as MATMNETMIQLTDVSKAYGDVTVLDKVNLEVKRGEFLVLLGASGCGKSTLLNLMAGFIQPNTGTVAINGKTVTDVTAACGMVFQQYALFPWRTVQENVEFGLKMRGMSKQERAPIARKFIEMVGLKAAADKYPHALSGGMKQRVSIARVLANDPDVMLFDEPFAALDAMTRQVLQDQLLSIYEQSGKTIVFITHSIDEALTLSTRMAVMGSKPGRIVQDIHNDLPHPRSADVQLSPRFVELKRSIWERVQEEVTRSMELTTD
- a CDS encoding NAD(P)/FAD-dependent oxidoreductase encodes the protein MKSYDVIVIGAGVIGSSVAFHLAELGAKNVLVLDRATIGAGTTSQSSGILRTHYSVRENVELAQRSWNVFNHFANYVGDDEASCGLVKCGYLITAADDDKLAPLQSALDQQREQGIALELLNPAQARELLPIASFDNAALIGFEPEAGFADAYLVATSFARGARRRGVTIRENVDVKKLLVENGRVVGVSTSDGDYASPVVISTQNIWTSELAGWTGVAMPVVPERHAVLALECDAAPYTYSMPVFKDLASPGMLYCRSYGGNQMLVSEGIVGEALQNSDAEQGDIPLDYVAEVGEQVATRFPAYETAGLASSWTGVYDVTPDWNPVLGRVPGVQGLIVGFGFSGHGFKLSPTVGRVLAQEALGLATDVSLKPYDIGRFASGALLTGKYGLGAVS